Genomic segment of Spirochaetota bacterium:
GATTGAATAAGCGCATTTTTTGTGTCCATTAGATCCTTATACGATTGCTGCAGTTGTTGTGCAGTGGCTTTGAGCGAGTCGATGGTATAGGGTAAGCACATCTCACTTTCGGCCATGCCCATATAGATAGCAATCGCGTGATCCACACAGGTATCATATCCACAAGCTCCGCAATTAAGCTCATCCTCAGGCTTGTATTTTCCTAACCGTTCCAAAATTGATTGTACCGCTTCACGGGTTGGTCTGGGAAAACGCTTGTCGTTTTCATTAAAATGGATTTTGCATTGCAGATTGCCATATTGTTCAATATATTTTTGCCATTCTTCTTCATTGAAGTGAGTATATCTTTTTTTCACGTAGTTGCTAAGGAGTGCACGTCGTGAAAAATGATTCATAGTGGTTGTCATACCAGGGCCCATAATGCAGCCATTGCAACATAGGATTTCCATTAATTTTATATTGTGTGGATTTTCTTCAAATTCTTTAAGGGTGTGAACAAACTGTTTGGTACCATCAGTTGCAAAAATGTTATTTTCCAGTAAATCCTCATTCATGTCAGCTGCCTGTAACATTCCACGCCCCAAAGGAAAAAGCATCCCCTTGCCTGAATGAGGAGGGTCAAAATCAGATGGATGAACTTCGGATGGATGGATTGCGTATGAATCAAACAATTCTCGCAATTCAGCAAATGTTAATGCTTCGGTAATTATTTTCCTAATATCAGGCCTTGATGCTTCGCCTTTTTTTGCCAGGCATGGTCCAATAAAGACCACGGGGATATCATTGCCATGGATTTTTTTTATAACTTCACCCATTGCAACCATTGGGGAAGGTATGGATGGAAGATATGCAATAAGCTTTGGATGGTATTTTTCTATATAATTGACTATCGCAGGACAGGAAGTTGATATGTATGTATTATCAGGATTATTGTATACTAAGTGTCGGAACATCATTGCAACAATATCTGCACCAAAAGCAACTTCATACACGTAAGTAAAACCCAAATTTCGCAGCATCCCTACAAATACGGTATGGTCAATATCATAAAACTCTGCAGCAAAACTGGGAGCCACACAGGCTGCAACAGGTTTACTTGATGCAAGTAAGTATAAAACGGTGTCTTTGGAATTATGTACCTTTTTTGCCTTCTGCGTGCATACCTTAACACAATTGCCGCAGCCAATACAACGATCGTAAATAACTTCAGCCTGACCGTTATAAATACGTATTGCCTTTGCGGGACATTCACGCACACAGGTATAACAAACCCTGCACTTTTCTTTGATTGTTTGTACTAATGGTATTTCCATGTTATACGCACTTAGATAGACTGCAGAAAAAAAGATAGCACATAATTAATTCTTATAAAATTAATTATGTGCGATAGTTACTGGTAAGCAGCCTATACTGGAAATGAAAGCATTGCTCCGCAATTTCTGCATTTTCGTGCGCCGCGAAACTGTACGCGTCCACATTCACTGCATGAAAATAATTTTTCCTCAGTTTTTATCCATTCCGTGGTACCCAGTGCTTTCCAACTGGGGACAGCTCGTAACATCTGGTGCTTAGCTTCTTCAAAAGGGAAAGAGTTGATGGTGTCACAGGGGAAATCGGCGCACTGATAGCATCCCTCTACTTGTTTTGCAGTAGCACAGCTTTTAATGGAGCACACTTTGCAAAAGTCAAAAACGGTATCCGAAAGGCAGCCGTGGCAGTGTAATTTTTCAGCAGGAACTCCATATACTCTGGATAATTTCTCTTTGAGGATAGAATCGTCATGTATTGTTGCATAATGAATGCCACATACACCGCAGTACAACCCGCATGGTGATAAAAGTTCTTTGTTCATGGCAAAGCTCCTTATAATTGGGAAGATGATTATATCGTACCTTGTATAGGAACAGTTGGCAAGGATTATATCATGAATATCTTAACAAATAAAATTTTATAAAAAAATCTTGACATTGAACCTCCCGTGTACTACTTTGGTTGGTGGTAATACCACCAACCATATCGAGGTATTATGTACTTAGAACCCTTAAAAACCGATAGTCTGGTAGAAGCGTTTGTAAAACGCTTTGAGGAACTCATTATATCAGGCAAACTCACTATTGGTCAAAAAATACCATCCGAGCGAGAGCTTGCAAAACAACTTGGTGTAAGCCGCCCTGTTGTCCATGAAGGACTTATTATCTTAGAGCAAAAAGGACTTGTGACAATACGGCCACGCCATGGGGTAACCGTCAATGACTATCGCCGGCAGGGTTCGCTTGCCATTTTGCAATCTCTTGTTTCGTATGCTACTGGTCAGCTTGAGCCACATATCTTAGAAAGCTTGCTTGCCACCCGCACGCTCATTGAGCTTGAAACAGTAAAACTTGCAGCACAACACAGAACACAACACCAGCTTGATGAATTCAGGGCGATAGTTACTGAGGAAGAATCGCTTACGCACACACAGACGCAGGCAATAGTGGATGTTGATTTTAAATTTCACCATCTCATTGCACTGGCAAGCGGTAATGTGGTGTATCCGTTACTCCTGAATTCATTCCGCCAGGTGTATACCAACCTTACGTATCAGTTCTTTCTTGATATCAGTGTTGTTGATTTTGTTTTTACACACCATCAAAAACTTGTAGGAGCTATTGCCCAAAAAGATAGCAAAAAAGCAGTACAGATAATGTCGTCATTGCTTGATCATGGGCAGCGTCATCTAAAAACATTTATACAAAAGCAACAATTAAAGGAGGCACTATGAGCCAGACATCACCTAAGGCACAATTAAAACAGCCAAAAAATTTATCACCTCGTATTCAGTGGCTTCGTGATTATTACTTTAAGGGTGCAGAAAGGAAATGGAATAATGAGTATAAATGCTTTACCACAGGAACACCGTGGGATGCACAATTTAACGAAATGACATTTTACATTGTACCTGAAACCTACACGCTGATGCAAACCATGTATCAGTCATTCAGAATGGCAGCATATAAGGTAGATGTACCCAAAGACTTTTATTCATGGAGCATCCCTGAGCGGCGCGCGTGGTTTAATAAAGAAGTAATGGTTAACTACCTACCACATGAAATTTTACCGGGCGATTTGATTGCTGGTGCACGGTTTAATATACAGACATCGTTTTGCCTTACCAAAAGTGAGATGAAAAAGCGTACTCGAATGGTGATGGGAAAAAACGGTGCACGTGCAAAGATGAAATGGTTTCATGACCACGGGTTTGGTAACGCGGGTGCAACCAGCGGCCATCTGATTCCTGATTATCAAAAAGTATTACAGAAAGGATTTAAAGGGATTTATTCTGAAATTGAAGGCTTTTATAATGAACTATCGCCCAAAGAAAGAAAAGGCAAAAAAGGCGCAGTGCTTCGTGCCATGATGACAGCAGCTACCATGCCCCGTGATGTTGCTCTGCAGTATGCCAAAGAATGCAGGCAGCGTGCACAGGAAGAATCTAACGCTTCACGCAGGGAAGAACTTTTACAGATGGCTACAAATTTAGAGCGTGTACCGTGGGAACCTGCAACTACCTTCTGGGAAGCTGTACAGGCGTTGTGGCTTACTCACATGCTTGTCATGAGCGATGAAAATTATCCTGGACCCGGTGTGTCATTTGGTCGCATTGACCAGTATCTGTATCCGTACTGGCAGTACTCTCTGACAAAGGGGATGGACCGCGAATTTGGCAAAGAGATATTAAAATGCTTTTTTATACACGCTAACACAGCATACGATGCCATGGTACGCACGGGGAATAACGGTATCACATCCGGTTATGGCCAACTCATAACGCTTGCCGGCTTAGGTAAAGATGGCAATGATAGGGCAAATGATCTTACCTTTGCATTCCTTGAAGTCATTGATGAGATGTCGCCTATCTTAGAGCCAAAACCCAATATCAGGCTCCATCAAAAAAGCCCCGATGCACTACTTGATAAAGTTGTGGATATGATTGCTTCATGCCAGGGCGCACCATTTTTACTCAACTTTGATGAGCGTTCAATGGCAGGGATGATACGTGAGGCAAAGAAAGCTGGTATACAGCATTTAATAAACGAAAATAATGTGTACGATTATGCACCTGTTGGGTGCCTGGAAAATACCATGGTTGGCAATGACCGCTCGGGCACAGTGGATAATAAT
This window contains:
- a CDS encoding [Fe-Fe] hydrogenase large subunit C-terminal domain-containing protein encodes the protein MEIPLVQTIKEKCRVCYTCVRECPAKAIRIYNGQAEVIYDRCIGCGNCVKVCTQKAKKVHNSKDTVLYLLASSKPVAACVAPSFAAEFYDIDHTVFVGMLRNLGFTYVYEVAFGADIVAMMFRHLVYNNPDNTYISTSCPAIVNYIEKYHPKLIAYLPSIPSPMVAMGEVIKKIHGNDIPVVFIGPCLAKKGEASRPDIRKIITEALTFAELRELFDSYAIHPSEVHPSDFDPPHSGKGMLFPLGRGMLQAADMNEDLLENNIFATDGTKQFVHTLKEFEENPHNIKLMEILCCNGCIMGPGMTTTMNHFSRRALLSNYVKKRYTHFNEEEWQKYIEQYGNLQCKIHFNENDKRFPRPTREAVQSILERLGKYKPEDELNCGACGYDTCVDHAIAIYMGMAESEMCLPYTIDSLKATAQQLQQSYKDLMDTKNALIQSEKLASLGRMASGIAHEINNPLTGVLSYASLLLEDLKDSDFEEDLHIIIKETLRCREIVKGLLNFARETKSEKALANINEIIDSALSILQNHMSFRSITIVRHLDTAVPLMMLDSNHMRSVINNLAENAAHAMPDGGTITVSTQYDNANNAVIIKVADTGCGISEENINKIFDPFFTTKPQGKGTGLGLAVVFGIIRQHDGTINVESEVGKGTTFTITLPVG
- a CDS encoding DUF3795 domain-containing protein, with product MNKELLSPCGLYCGVCGIHYATIHDDSILKEKLSRVYGVPAEKLHCHGCLSDTVFDFCKVCSIKSCATAKQVEGCYQCADFPCDTINSFPFEEAKHQMLRAVPSWKALGTTEWIKTEEKLFSCSECGRVQFRGARKCRNCGAMLSFPV
- a CDS encoding FadR/GntR family transcriptional regulator; this translates as MYLEPLKTDSLVEAFVKRFEELIISGKLTIGQKIPSERELAKQLGVSRPVVHEGLIILEQKGLVTIRPRHGVTVNDYRRQGSLAILQSLVSYATGQLEPHILESLLATRTLIELETVKLAAQHRTQHQLDEFRAIVTEEESLTHTQTQAIVDVDFKFHHLIALASGNVVYPLLLNSFRQVYTNLTYQFFLDISVVDFVFTHHQKLVGAIAQKDSKKAVQIMSSLLDHGQRHLKTFIQKQQLKEAL
- a CDS encoding pyruvate formate lyase family protein, whose amino-acid sequence is MSQTSPKAQLKQPKNLSPRIQWLRDYYFKGAERKWNNEYKCFTTGTPWDAQFNEMTFYIVPETYTLMQTMYQSFRMAAYKVDVPKDFYSWSIPERRAWFNKEVMVNYLPHEILPGDLIAGARFNIQTSFCLTKSEMKKRTRMVMGKNGARAKMKWFHDHGFGNAGATSGHLIPDYQKVLQKGFKGIYSEIEGFYNELSPKERKGKKGAVLRAMMTAATMPRDVALQYAKECRQRAQEESNASRREELLQMATNLERVPWEPATTFWEAVQALWLTHMLVMSDENYPGPGVSFGRIDQYLYPYWQYSLTKGMDREFGKEILKCFFIHANTAYDAMVRTGNNGITSGYGQLITLAGLGKDGNDRANDLTFAFLEVIDEMSPILEPKPNIRLHQKSPDALLDKVVDMIASCQGAPFLLNFDERSMAGMIREAKKAGIQHLINENNVYDYAPVGCLENTMVGNDRSGTVDNNLNLAKAIELALNNGKDFFPFTDPVTGKVEPVKQIGPKTGDPRTFKTFDEFWKAYEVQTRFIIKKIVELYEESERIRAQYHPTPYLSCLVKGCAETGKDITQGAAEISFTTLEAVTYATTVDSLLAIKYMVYDKKVCTMDELIRALMANWEGYEYLQSIAKNRAPKYGRDDDEADAMGRKVMELWTEETWKHKTQSTGRQFRPGMLSWNYWVGDGYILPATPDGRKKGQFLSNAICPVNGADINGPTANANSVGKVLGGKDNPGDFKGYGNLLPNGASHTITFNPSILKDPEHREKFKAFLRGYAINGGTALQINMLDPDMLREAQKHPQDYRHLLVRVTGYNAYFVSIGKELQDEVIARVSHNRF